CAGAAGAAGACTATGACGGTATGACTGATATGCGAATTCAGGATCTCCTACCAAAAGAAATAGCTTTTGATATGAACTTCCATATATTGACTTTCGATCCCGGTGCATGCCATCCATTCATTGAAACACATGTTCAGGAGCATGGAGCATACTTACTTTCCGGTGAAGGGCTGTACAACCTTGATAATGAATGGATTCCTGTAAAAAAAGGTGATTACATCTTCATGGGTCCATATGTTCAACAGGCTTGCTACGCTGTCGGTCGAGAGAAACTTGCTTATGTCTATTCTAAAGACTGCAACCGAGACGCGGATCTCTAAGAGGAGGACCTCAGCAGACGAGGACGATGGTAAAAGGTGGGCAACTTTTTACCATTCTCCTTGTTATAGCTAAGAGCGATCACATTGTTGCTGAAATCCAAAGTAATAGAGGTGTGGGAATTGAGAGTATCCAGACAGAATTTAAAAGAGCTGATTACAAGTAAACTGCACAAAGCTGGTTTAACGGAAGAGCATGCTGAAGGTGTGGCGGATGTTCTGGTCCATGCCGACATTAGAGGCATTCATTCCCATGGTGCCATGCGTGTAGAATACTATGCAGAACGGATTGCAAAAGGCGGTTTAAATACTGATCCGAAGTTTACATTCGAGAAAACGGGTCCCTGCACAGCAGTATTCGACGGGGATAATGGAGTAGGTCATGTGGCCTCTAAGCAAGCTATGGATGAGGCTATCAAGATGGCTAAAGAAAACGGAGTAGCCGTTGTTGGCGTCAGAAGAATTGGACATAGCGGAGCTCTTTCCTACTTTGTACGTCAGGCTGCAAAATCCGGAATGATTGGGATTTCTATGTGCCAATCTGATCCGATGGTTGTTCCCTTCGGCGGTTCTGAGCCATATTACGGTACCAATCCGATTGCTTTTGCCGCACCTAGCCATGATAAGCGTATTATGACACTGGACATGGCGACAACGGTACAGGCTTGGGGAAAAATTCTTCATGCCAGATCGAAGCAGGAATCTATCCCGGATACATGGGCGGTAGATAAAGAAGGCCATCCAACAACAGATCCTTTCAGGGTAAAGGCCCTGCTTCCGATTGCCGGTCCAAAAGGATATGGCTTAATGATGATGGTGGACGTGCTTTCAGGTATTCTGCTCGGTCTTCCATTTGGGGATAAAGTCTCCTCGATGTACCATGATCTGACTGAATATCGGAATCTTGGTCAACTTCATCTTGTCATTAACCCTGCCTTCTTTACTGATCCAGACATGTTTAAAAAGTATATTTCTACTACCATGGACGATTTGAACCAAATCAAGCCGGCACCCGGTTTTAAACAGGTGCTTTTCCCTGGACAGAATAATGACATGATTCAGGAAGAATTTGAGAAAAACGGCATTGAAATTGTAGATGAGGTGTATGAATTCCTGGTTTCAGACATCGTTCATCGAAACTCCTATGATCATAAAGACCCTTTTGCCAAATAAAATAGGCGCTGTGGTTAGAAAGGTATGGTGGCACAAATGAGAGTAAGCAAGCAAGAGCTGAAGGGTTTAATCACCCGCAAACTCCATAAAGCCGGATTGACGGAGGAGCATGCACAAGGAGTAGCTGACGTTCTGGTACATGCCGATGCAAGAGGTGTTCATTCTCATGGTGCCATGCGTGTAGAATACTACGCTGAACGGATTGCTAAGGGCGGTACCAATACGTATCCTACCTTTACATTTGAAAAAACAGGTCCTTGCACTGCTATTTTTGACGGTGACAATGGAGCAGGGCATGTAGCGGCGAAAGTAGCGATGGATGAAGCTATCGCAATGGCAAGAGAAAACGGACTTGCGGTTGTTGGTGTTAGAAGAATCGGTCATAGCGGAGCCCTATCTTATTTTGTACAGCAGGCAGCCAAAGAGAAGATGATTGGAATCTCGCTCTGTCAGTCTGATCCGATGGTTGTACCATTTGGTGGCTCAGAACCTTATTATGGAACAAATCCGATTGCCTTTGCTGCACCTAGTAGTGACGATGAAATGATTACTTTTGATATGGCGACAACGGTACAGGCTTGGGGAAAAATTTTACATGCCAGATCTAAAAATGAAATGATCCCAAATACATGGGCAGTAGATAAAGAAGGCCACCCAACGACAGATCCTTTCCAAGTGAACGCGTTGCTGCCGATCGCCGGACCTAAAGGATACGGTCTAATGATGATGGTCGATATACTATCCGGCATTTTACTCGGACTGCCGTTCGGGAATAAGGTATCCTCTATGTATCATGACTTGACAGAATACCGAAATCTGGGACAGCTTCATATCGTAATTAATCCGACTTATTTTACAAGCCTAACTGGATTTTTACAAAACATTACGAATACGATGGGAGATTTGAACCAGATGAAACCTGCCCCCGGTTTTAAAGAAGTATCTTATCCGGGACAGCGTAGTAAAATTCGCGAGGAAGAGAGCGAGATGAACGGGATCGAAATCGTGGATGACGTGTATGATTATTTGGTTTCGGACGTTGTTCATAAAAACCAATACGACAACAAGGACCCATTTGCAAAGTAATTTCACAGCTAGCTTATAAGGAGATATCATCCTATAGCAGCACCTTGATTCTTTATTAAATTGACGCTTTGACGCTTTAATGAAAATAACAACTTATCTGACGGAAGAGGTGCACGTACTAATGCTATATTCCATCATTAAACAAAATTCCTATCAAGATTCGGTTAATCTCATGCTCCTAACCAACAAAATTTCTGCGATGGATGGTGTAAAACAGGCATCCATTATGATGGGGACCCCTGCGAATAAAGAAATTTTCCAAAATACCGGCATGTATACGGATGAACTAGAAAAAGCGGGACCTAACGATATGTGCATCGTGATTGATACAGACAATGAAGAAAAAGTGGCTGAAGTGCTGACCACCATTGAAGATGAATTGAAAAATCAAGCTGTCAGCAGTAGTAAGCAGGAATTCGAGTCCGTTCGAACTTGGGATAAGGCGATGCAGGCTCTGCCTAATGCTAATCTAGCCCTGATCTCTGTACCTGGTCAATATGCGGCGGAAGAAGCAGAAAAGGCACTTGACCGCGGGCTACATGCTTTTATTTTTAGTGATAACGTTGCTATTGAGGATGAGCTACGACTGAAACAAAAAGCGCATGAAAAAGGGTTGCTGGTCATGGGACCTGACTGCGGAACTGGGATTCTATCCGGTGTTCCGGTAGCTTTCGCTAACGTGGTGAAAGAAGGGAACATCGGTGTTGTAGGTGCCTCAGGAACTGGCATTCAAGAGGTAACCACGCTTATTGACCGCTTGGGCGGAGGAGTAAGCCATGCAATCGGAACTGGCGGACGTGACCTCTCTGAAACAATCGGGGCAATTACGATGTTAGATGCTATTGGAGGACTTGAAAAGCATCATGCTACTGAAGTGATCGTAGTCATTTCAAAACCTCCTGCCAAAGAAGTTCGTAACCAGGTGGTTCAGCTTTTGCAACGTATATCAAAACCGGTAGTCGCTATTTTCGTAGGCGAAGAGCCTGAAGCGCATGAAGGTAGTGTATATTATGCCCATACGCTGGAAGAGACTGCCATGATTGCTGTGGATCTGTCTAAAGGCAGAGAAGTCAAGGCGAATTACAACATATTGAATATAGAAGCTCCGAAAGCTGAGCTGAAACCAGAGCAAACCACAATTAAAGGTCTGTACTCGGGTGGTACGCTTGCTTATGAAACCGCTATCCTTATGTCAAAAGGGCTTGAATTGGGACAACTCATTCATGAAGACGGGTATATGCTAAAAGCTAAAGGTCATGAAGTAATCGACCTAGGAGATGACAAATATACACAAGGCAAACCTCACCCGATGATTGATCCGGAAACGAGAATTCATTACATTGAGCAGGCAGCTTCAGATGAATCCACAGCGATTATTTTACTGGATGTCGTTTTAGGATACGGTTCCCATGACGATATGGCAGGTGCACTACTGCCTGTCATTGAGAAAGCACAAGGTAGTGCCAAGGCAAGAGGCAAAAACCTGTATTTCGTGGCAACGGTGTGCGGAACTGAAAAAGATCCGCAAGATTACCACGAGCAAAAGAACAAGCTTGAGCAAGCTGGCGTTATTGTTAAAGAGAGCAATAATCAGGCTGTTCGGACAGCTCTGTCAATGATGGGCATCCAGCTTAAGGACAAGGAGAAATCATTGATTCCTAGTGAGCAGTATGAACAAGAAGATAGTAAGGTTTCTGAATCTATCATCAAGCTATTGAGTGGAAAACCGGTAGTAGTGAATGTAGGACTCAAGAAATTTGTACATGCAGTAACTAGCTACGGCGGAAGTACGGTGCATTTTGACTGGCGACCGGTAGCTGGAGGAAATGAAAGAATGCGTAAGATTTTGAGCCTACTCAAGTAAACTGTTGTTTTTATCCTGAGGGATTTGTTTTACCTAAGCGCTTACACAGCATATGAATACATTAATATCCAATTAGGAGGATGTAGCATGTACGGACCATATCAAACAATCGATGAAGCAAATCAGGCAGTTATTCAAAAAATTATAGCCGGTGCTCCTTTTCTAGTGGACGTAGTTCCTGCTAAATCCGTAGTGGAAGAATTAAACGGGCGGGTGCTTCTTCATGCAGGTCCGCCAATTCAATTCGACGACATGACAGGCCCTATGCAAGGGGCATGCGTCGGAGCATCCTTATTCGAAGGATGGGCGGCGAATGAAGAAGAAGCGATGACCATGCTAAAACAAGGGGACATCACATTCATTCCGTGCCATCATGTCAAAGCTGTAGGGCCAATGGGCGGCATCACTTCAGCCAATATGCCGCTTCTGGTTGTAGAAAATCAGACAGATGGAAACCGTGCTTATTGCACAATGAATGAAGGAATCGGAAAAGTGTTACGGTTTGGAGCCTATTCTGAGGAGGTTATCCAGCGTCTGAGATGGATGAGAGATGTATTGGGGCCTACCCTCTCTAAAGCTTTATATCAAACCGAAAACGGCTTAAATATTAATGTAATGATGGCAAAGGCAATTACGATGGGAGACGAATTCCATCAACGGAATATCGCATCTTCCCTTGTATTTTTGAAAGAAATAAGTCCGTATATCCTACAAACGGATGCGTCCGAAAAAGATAAATTCGATGTGGTGAAATTCCTAGCAGATACTGATCAGTTTTTCCTGAATGTTGCTATGGCAACCTCTAAAGCGGTTTTAGATGCTGCAAGAACGATTGAACACGGTACCGTAGTAACAGCTATGTCAAGAAACGGAAAAAACTTTGGCATTCGTATCAGCGGTATGGGAGACGAATGGTTTACGGCCCCAGTTAATACGCCGCAGGGCTTGTTCTTCACAGGTTACTCCCAAGATATGGCAAATCCCGATATCGGTGATAGCGCTATTACAGAAGCATTTGGTGTTGGCGGTATGGCCATGGTGGCAGCTCCTGGTGTTACTCGTTTTGTGGGTGCGGGTGGATTTGAAGATGCGCTGGCAACCAGCAATGAGATGACGGAAATCTGCATTGACCATAACCCTAACTTTACGATCCCTACGTGGAACTTCCAAGGTATTTGCCTTGGTATCGATGCAAGAAAAGTAGTAGAAACAGGCATTACACCAGTAATTAATACAGGAATTGCACACAAAGAACCTGGGGTAGGTCAAATTGGTGCAGGTACGGTTCGTGCACCTCTCGCTTGCTTTGAAAAAGCTCTAGAAGCTTATGCCCAAAAACTAGGATTGATTTAACAAAACGAAGGACAGGGGAGAGCGACATGAAAGATTTACTACAGATAAACGGGATGTACAGCCAGTCTGTACACCCTCTCCTCCAGACAGACAAACCGGGCTATATCCATAGTGTGTTTCAGAATGGATGGAATATCGGTATGGGAGATGGACTTATTTTTATCGGTAGTGCGAAGAACGGACTGCTTCCTTTTGGCATTCATCTAGAGGATAGGTTCTTGCCAAAGCTCGTTTCGTTGATCGAGCAAAATGAAATGGTTCACTTTAACGACGACATGTCGGCTCTTCTCTTTTCCAAGTTTTGTATTACATTGAACCCGCAACATGCATATCATCTCTGTGTTGGGCCGATTACGAGGCATCCGCAATCACTGCTCCATCTTTTGGATGCGTTTGCAACTGAGCTAGTGATGCATAGTCGGCCTACAGGAGCTGATATTTCAGTAGAGCATTTTATCCAATGCAACATGATGGAAACCTTTGTGTGCTGTTCGGAAAGGGAACAAAAGGTTTTACAACTGATGGATGTGGCTTTAACTGAGAACTTATCACAGATAGATGAAATTCTTAGGTACTGGATTGGAAGAGGGAAAGGTCTCACACCTTCCGGAGATGACATGCTGGTGGGACTGCTTGCTGTGGATGCAGTAACGGAGGTGCTCACGGATTCGTTCCGCTTGCACTTATCAAGGCTAGTGGGGAGAGAAGACCTGACAACAGATATCAGTCGTGAATACCTGAAGTATGCGCTGAAACGAGACTTCAGTTCGGTGGTGACAGATGTTTTACATTCTCTTCTACAAAATAATTCAGTCAGCTTGAATGAGAGGACTAGAGAACTGCTACGTGTAGGACACAGCTCGGGTCTGGATACAGCATTTGGCATACTGATCGGTTTGCTGATAATAAGGAGGAACTCAAATTGGCACAAAAAGTTGTAATTGCACTCGGTGGCAATGCTATTTTACAACCAAAACAGCAGGCAACCTATGAGAATCAACTAGAAAATATCCGGAAAAGCTGCGAGGTAATCGCACGTATTGTCAAGCAGGGCTATGAAGTAATTATCACACATGGAAATGGTCCGCAGGTGGGAAATATATTGCGTCAGCAGGACGAAGCAAAAGAAGTGGTTCCGCCGTTCCCACTTCATGTGTGTAGTGCCGAATCTCAAGGCTTCATCGGCTATATAATGAACCAATGCTTACAAAATGAGCTTCAAAAGCTCGGACTAAACAATTCTGTAGTAAGTATGCTGACACAAACGGAAGTATCAAAAGAAGATCCAGCATTCCAAAATCCAACAAAGCCGATAGGTGTTTTCTACAGTGAAGAAGAAGCACAGCGCCTTGCAGAAGAAAAAGGCTGGATTGTTAAGGAAGATGCAGGAAGAGGCTGGCGTCGGGTGGTACCGTCTCCAATGCCTAAATCCATCATCGGAGCTGATTTAATTCAATCTCTGACTGATCAAGGGACCATCGTAATTGCTGCAGGTGGAGGAGGTATTCCTGTATCCCGTCAATCGGATGGAACCCTTGAGGGGGTGGAAGCGGTTATCGATAAGGATCGAAGTGGTTACCAGCTTGCCCAAGATGTGAATGCTGATGTCTTTATGATTTTGACTGACGTTCAAAATGTGTATGTGAACTATGGCAAACCAAATCAAAAATCACTAGAGACGATATCATTGGAAGAAGCCAAGCAGTATGCGGATGAAGGACAGTTTAGTGCAGGAAGCATGGGACCTAAAATGGAATCAGCCATAGGTTTCGCTGAAAAAGGAGGAACTGCTGTTATTTGTTCCTTGGACCAGGCGGATTTAGCTTTGGAAGGAAAAGCAGGTACTCGCATCACTCAAGTTAATCTGGCACAATGTAAATAATGGAAGATGGTTTTTCGACTGGAGCAGTTCTAAAGTCATGAAAATGACAATAGGACTGCTCTTTTTTATTTGAAGGAAGAGTCAACTCAAACCAACCATCAAGCAACGATCTATCATTTTAATATGAGTAAAATGTCATCTCATCACTATTGTAAAACAAAACAGATGGGTTATAGTATGTTAAAAGTATTAAAAAACGAACATGATGTAAGGTATTTCAACAATATGTGGAACAGGAGAAAACAATGAAACTGATAAAGAAACTGCTTAAACGTAAAGTTATCTGGATACTTCTTGTCCTATTCGTATTTATTTATGGTAACAATAGCTCTTTGCTTGCGAATCGACATGAGGGCTCTCCTCTTTTACTTGCTCATCGAGGGCTTGCTCAGACCTTTAGTATGGAGGATATCACTAACGAAACATGTACAGCTGAACGGATTACGACTCCAGAGCATCCTTATTTAGAAAATACAATCCCTTCTATGGAGGCTGCTTTTAAAGCTGGTGCGGATATAGTGGAATTTGATGTTCAATGGACAAAAGATAACAATTTTGTTGTTTTCCATGATTGGACCCTTGAGTGTCGTACAAATGGGAAGGGGGTCACAAGAGATTATACAACCCAAGAATTGCAACGACTTGATATTGGGTACGGGTATACGGCTGATGGTGGTAAAACATATCCATTTCGAGGTAAAGGAATTAATGTAATGCCAACATTAGATGAAGTACTGAACCATTTTCCCGATCGTTCTTTTTTGATTCATATCAAAAGTAATGATACCAATGAAGGAATTCAAATGGCTGCGTACCTTCAAAAACTACCAGCTAGCCGTCTTGACCAATTAACGGTGTATGGTGGAGATAAACCAATTGCTGCGATAAAGGAACGTATTCCTAGTTTACGAACCATGTCAAAGGCTTCGATGAAAAAAGATCTTCTTAGTTATATTGCAATAGGATGGACTGGTTACGTTCCCTCTAGTCTAAAGCATGGCGAGTTACACATACCGGATAAAGTCGCTCCGTGGCTATGGGGTTGGCCGAATCGTTTTCTGAATCGGATGGATGAAGTGGACGCACGAGTCATTATTGTAGGTGGAGATGGGGGAGGATTTTCAAGTGGATTTGACTCTCATGAAGATATTAAACGACTTCCAAACAATTATTCGGGTGGGATATGGACAAATCGGATTGATAAAATAGCACCTTTATATAAGTAGTGAAATCATTTATGGGAATTACTTTTTCGGTTGGATATTTCTTGGAAATGATACAAAAATAAGAAACGAAGATAACAATTAAATAGGAAAGACATGATACTACATAATAAACATAATTTATATTATGTAAACTAAATCATTCTGTTTTTGGAGGGGGCTAGTATCCAATTTAGTAGGTCATTTTAAAATAGTTATTGGCTTACAGGGTACAGCCCCCTAACAGAATTGATAAGTAATAGTAGAGCATACCAAAAGGAATATTATAGGGAATAAATTGTAAAATGTATCCAAAGACTCTTGTGAAAAAAACACTTATCAAATTAATGCGGTTAGCTACTGATTTCCTATGACTTTCTACTTAATTATTTACAACTTATATATCATTTACGATTATTAGATCAATTGTTAAGATTACGTTTGTGCATATAACTAATTTGACAATGGAGGCATCTAGGTGAGAGCGAAAAGCATTTATTCAATCATTCTTATTTTACTTATTACCATTTTTACTACTTCGGTTTATGCAGTAGAGAATCTAAAGTGGGTGAGTGGGGGGACGAAAGTTGATGTAGGCGATCGTTTAGCTACTTTTAAAGTCCCAGATCAACTCGCTTATTTGAACAAGGAAGATACGATAACGGTTCAAAAGCAGTTCGGGAACTCAGCATCATCACGTGAAATTGCAAGTGTGTATCCTACTTCGGATCAAGAAAATTGGTACGTAGTCATAGAATATGATGAAGTAGGTCACATCATGGATGATGAGCAAAACAATATCGATAAAGATGCGATCCTGAAGAGTTACAAAGAGGGAACAGAAGAACACAATAAAGAACGCAAGCCCGAAGAGCAAATTCATGTAGTAGGGTGGGACGTGCCCCCTTCCTATAACGCAAAGACACATACCTTACAATGGTCGATGCTTGCGGAAGATAATCAGAAAAACCCGATTATTAACTACAACCTGCGATTGTTAACACGAAAAGGGTATGTTTCTTTTATTCTTGTATCTGATCCAGCCACATTGGCGAAGGATAAAAAGATTTTGACTGAACAAATTTTACCGCAGTTCCAATTGAAAGAAGGAAATCGGTACAGTGACTATGATGCTTCTACAGACAAGTTAGCTGACTATGGTTTAACTGGACTTGTTCTAGGTGGATTAGGCTTGGCTGTTGCCAAAAAAGTAGGTTTTCTTGCACTTATTCTTATCTTTCTGAAAAAAGCATGGATTGTTGTCGTTCTTGTGTTAGGTGGTATCTTTAAAGTAGTCTCCAACATTTTTAAAAAGAAAAAGGACCACACGTTGGAGACATCCAACGATTCGCAAGCAGAGACTAATCCTAATTCTTCAAGTGAGAAGTCTCCAACAGTAGACTCAAATGAGTCATCGGTTCCATCTAATCAGACTGATTCTACATCTTCTTCAAACGATAATTCGAAAACGATGTAAATCATGAAACCACCTTGGATAACCAGGGTGGTTTTTAATCTTTCTATGAAAATCTGTATGTGTAGTAGCAGATCATGGAAGAGGACGAGCTAGCCGAGGTTTGTTACAGGATATCAGACTGACTTCGGTATGACTATGCGATAACAAGTAGCTGGTGGAAAGTATGAAAGCAGATCGTAGAGTAATCATAGCAGTGGTCAGTGTGTTGGCAGTGACACCGATCTGGACGGTAGAGGCAAAGGTAGAAGTGGCGTCGAAGAAGGTTGAGATAGACAATTACAAAAAGATGGCCAATCAACTGAAGGAAAAAATAACACCTATGTTTCCAAAAGTGAAAGAATGATAGATAGCACTGCAATATATTCAATCCCTTGCTTCTTTGCAGGGGATTTTTTTGGCAAAACCTCTATATATCAGAAATACATTTTGAGTATAGACTTTCTCTCAGAACAAGAAAAAGTGTATAAAGAACAGTTATGGTGTGAGATCGTTTATTCGTCTATCCAATACTTAAAAATGAGGTAACAGACATTTGTTACATCGCTCCTGCATAAACTTCTGGGAAAATACATAATTTGAGGAGGATTCATGGGATGGCGAATGCATTCGTAATTAGATCACTTGAGGAAGTTCGCTTTTGGTCTAGGATAATGAAAGAACATTCCCTTTTTTTGAAACTAGGTTTTAATTGTGACGATACACAGTTAATAAATGAAGCTGAACATTTTTACAGAATATTTGAAAATATAGAGGCCCAGGCTCTTTCTCTAACAGAAGATGTTGATCCTCAATATATATATGAGTTTAATGCTCAAATTCTTCCTGTTGTTAATCAAATTTGGGCTTTCAAACGAAGGGTATTAGGTCTGATCATCACCTGTCAAATTGGAGGTAATAACCTACCGTTATTAGTGGATCACGTCAGCAGAGAAGCTGCTTACTTTGCCAAACGTTTAGAACAACTTAACACCGGAACCTTAGACCCATTGCCTGATGCTATTATTAATG
This is a stretch of genomic DNA from Brevibacillus laterosporus DSM 25. It encodes these proteins:
- the allD gene encoding ureidoglycolate dehydrogenase, whose protein sequence is MRVSRQNLKELITSKLHKAGLTEEHAEGVADVLVHADIRGIHSHGAMRVEYYAERIAKGGLNTDPKFTFEKTGPCTAVFDGDNGVGHVASKQAMDEAIKMAKENGVAVVGVRRIGHSGALSYFVRQAAKSGMIGISMCQSDPMVVPFGGSEPYYGTNPIAFAAPSHDKRIMTLDMATTVQAWGKILHARSKQESIPDTWAVDKEGHPTTDPFRVKALLPIAGPKGYGLMMMVDVLSGILLGLPFGDKVSSMYHDLTEYRNLGQLHLVINPAFFTDPDMFKKYISTTMDDLNQIKPAPGFKQVLFPGQNNDMIQEEFEKNGIEIVDEVYEFLVSDIVHRNSYDHKDPFAK
- the allD gene encoding ureidoglycolate dehydrogenase — encoded protein: MRVSKQELKGLITRKLHKAGLTEEHAQGVADVLVHADARGVHSHGAMRVEYYAERIAKGGTNTYPTFTFEKTGPCTAIFDGDNGAGHVAAKVAMDEAIAMARENGLAVVGVRRIGHSGALSYFVQQAAKEKMIGISLCQSDPMVVPFGGSEPYYGTNPIAFAAPSSDDEMITFDMATTVQAWGKILHARSKNEMIPNTWAVDKEGHPTTDPFQVNALLPIAGPKGYGLMMMVDILSGILLGLPFGNKVSSMYHDLTEYRNLGQLHIVINPTYFTSLTGFLQNITNTMGDLNQMKPAPGFKEVSYPGQRSKIREEESEMNGIEIVDDVYDYLVSDVVHKNQYDNKDPFAK
- the fdrA gene encoding acyl-CoA synthetase FdrA, with product MLYSIIKQNSYQDSVNLMLLTNKISAMDGVKQASIMMGTPANKEIFQNTGMYTDELEKAGPNDMCIVIDTDNEEKVAEVLTTIEDELKNQAVSSSKQEFESVRTWDKAMQALPNANLALISVPGQYAAEEAEKALDRGLHAFIFSDNVAIEDELRLKQKAHEKGLLVMGPDCGTGILSGVPVAFANVVKEGNIGVVGASGTGIQEVTTLIDRLGGGVSHAIGTGGRDLSETIGAITMLDAIGGLEKHHATEVIVVISKPPAKEVRNQVVQLLQRISKPVVAIFVGEEPEAHEGSVYYAHTLEETAMIAVDLSKGREVKANYNILNIEAPKAELKPEQTTIKGLYSGGTLAYETAILMSKGLELGQLIHEDGYMLKAKGHEVIDLGDDKYTQGKPHPMIDPETRIHYIEQAASDESTAIILLDVVLGYGSHDDMAGALLPVIEKAQGSAKARGKNLYFVATVCGTEKDPQDYHEQKNKLEQAGVIVKESNNQAVRTALSMMGIQLKDKEKSLIPSEQYEQEDSKVSESIIKLLSGKPVVVNVGLKKFVHAVTSYGGSTVHFDWRPVAGGNERMRKILSLLK
- a CDS encoding DUF1116 domain-containing protein, translated to MYGPYQTIDEANQAVIQKIIAGAPFLVDVVPAKSVVEELNGRVLLHAGPPIQFDDMTGPMQGACVGASLFEGWAANEEEAMTMLKQGDITFIPCHHVKAVGPMGGITSANMPLLVVENQTDGNRAYCTMNEGIGKVLRFGAYSEEVIQRLRWMRDVLGPTLSKALYQTENGLNINVMMAKAITMGDEFHQRNIASSLVFLKEISPYILQTDASEKDKFDVVKFLADTDQFFLNVAMATSKAVLDAARTIEHGTVVTAMSRNGKNFGIRISGMGDEWFTAPVNTPQGLFFTGYSQDMANPDIGDSAITEAFGVGGMAMVAAPGVTRFVGAGGFEDALATSNEMTEICIDHNPNFTIPTWNFQGICLGIDARKVVETGITPVINTGIAHKEPGVGQIGAGTVRAPLACFEKALEAYAQKLGLI
- a CDS encoding DUF2877 domain-containing protein, whose translation is MKDLLQINGMYSQSVHPLLQTDKPGYIHSVFQNGWNIGMGDGLIFIGSAKNGLLPFGIHLEDRFLPKLVSLIEQNEMVHFNDDMSALLFSKFCITLNPQHAYHLCVGPITRHPQSLLHLLDAFATELVMHSRPTGADISVEHFIQCNMMETFVCCSEREQKVLQLMDVALTENLSQIDEILRYWIGRGKGLTPSGDDMLVGLLAVDAVTEVLTDSFRLHLSRLVGREDLTTDISREYLKYALKRDFSSVVTDVLHSLLQNNSVSLNERTRELLRVGHSSGLDTAFGILIGLLIIRRNSNWHKKL
- the arcC gene encoding carbamate kinase, producing MAQKVVIALGGNAILQPKQQATYENQLENIRKSCEVIARIVKQGYEVIITHGNGPQVGNILRQQDEAKEVVPPFPLHVCSAESQGFIGYIMNQCLQNELQKLGLNNSVVSMLTQTEVSKEDPAFQNPTKPIGVFYSEEEAQRLAEEKGWIVKEDAGRGWRRVVPSPMPKSIIGADLIQSLTDQGTIVIAAGGGGIPVSRQSDGTLEGVEAVIDKDRSGYQLAQDVNADVFMILTDVQNVYVNYGKPNQKSLETISLEEAKQYADEGQFSAGSMGPKMESAIGFAEKGGTAVICSLDQADLALEGKAGTRITQVNLAQCK
- a CDS encoding glycerophosphodiester phosphodiesterase family protein, whose protein sequence is MKLIKKLLKRKVIWILLVLFVFIYGNNSSLLANRHEGSPLLLAHRGLAQTFSMEDITNETCTAERITTPEHPYLENTIPSMEAAFKAGADIVEFDVQWTKDNNFVVFHDWTLECRTNGKGVTRDYTTQELQRLDIGYGYTADGGKTYPFRGKGINVMPTLDEVLNHFPDRSFLIHIKSNDTNEGIQMAAYLQKLPASRLDQLTVYGGDKPIAAIKERIPSLRTMSKASMKKDLLSYIAIGWTGYVPSSLKHGELHIPDKVAPWLWGWPNRFLNRMDEVDARVIIVGGDGGGFSSGFDSHEDIKRLPNNYSGGIWTNRIDKIAPLYK
- a CDS encoding DUF2167 domain-containing protein translates to MRAKSIYSIILILLITIFTTSVYAVENLKWVSGGTKVDVGDRLATFKVPDQLAYLNKEDTITVQKQFGNSASSREIASVYPTSDQENWYVVIEYDEVGHIMDDEQNNIDKDAILKSYKEGTEEHNKERKPEEQIHVVGWDVPPSYNAKTHTLQWSMLAEDNQKNPIINYNLRLLTRKGYVSFILVSDPATLAKDKKILTEQILPQFQLKEGNRYSDYDASTDKLADYGLTGLVLGGLGLAVAKKVGFLALILIFLKKAWIVVVLVLGGIFKVVSNIFKKKKDHTLETSNDSQAETNPNSSSEKSPTVDSNESSVPSNQTDSTSSSNDNSKTM